A genomic window from Candidatus Deferrimicrobiaceae bacterium includes:
- the lipB gene encoding lipoyl(octanoyl) transferase LipB: protein METVWLGCLEYRRALDLQLSFVDRRARGETPDTLLLLTHPHVYTFGRAGDPANLLVPKDALAAEGIAVERVGRGGDVTYHGPGQLVGYPIVFLARPDVHRFVRCLEAALIEAIDAFGIPSCRNEGFTGVWANGKKIASIGVGVKRWVTYHGFALNVSTDLSYFHRIHLCGLKGREATSMAEITGRDVPMDEVCERVAASCGRHLRGFS from the coding sequence GTGGAGACCGTCTGGCTCGGCTGCCTGGAGTACAGGCGGGCGCTCGACCTGCAGCTTTCCTTTGTCGACCGCCGGGCGCGGGGGGAGACGCCGGACACTCTCTTGCTGCTCACCCACCCCCACGTCTACACCTTCGGGCGCGCCGGCGACCCGGCCAACCTCCTCGTCCCGAAAGATGCGCTGGCCGCGGAAGGGATCGCCGTGGAGCGGGTCGGCCGGGGGGGGGACGTGACGTACCACGGCCCCGGGCAGCTTGTCGGGTACCCGATCGTCTTCCTTGCACGCCCCGACGTGCACCGGTTCGTCCGCTGCCTCGAGGCCGCGCTGATCGAGGCCATCGACGCCTTCGGCATCCCCTCCTGCCGGAACGAGGGGTTCACCGGTGTGTGGGCGAACGGGAAAAAGATCGCCTCCATCGGCGTGGGCGTCAAACGGTGGGTCACCTACCACGGCTTCGCGCTGAACGTGTCCACGGACCTGTCCTACTTCCACCGGATCCACCTCTGCGGGCTGAAAGGGCGCGAGGCGACCTCGATGGCCGAGATCACGGGACGGGATGTCCCGATGGATGAGGTCTGCGAAAGGGTGGCCGCATCGTGCGGGCGACATCTCCGGGGGTTCTCGTGA